One window of the Agrobacterium larrymoorei genome contains the following:
- the ctaD gene encoding cytochrome c oxidase subunit I encodes MTQKISPIRLHRELEAIWGTGKGWRRLAAVNHNIIGARFMLTALVFFGIGGFLGMLIRTQLATSGSRFLDAAEYAQVFTMHGTIMMFLFAIPFFEGLAIYLLPKLLGSRDLAFPRLSAYGYWCYLFGGTMLIVALLAGVAPNGGWFMYTPLSSSTYSPGINADVWLLGITFVEISAMTAAIEIVVTILKMRAPGMSLDRMPIFAWYMLVVAGMMVIGFPPLILGSILLEAERAFGLPFFDPARGGDPLLWQHLFWLFGHPEVYIIFLPAAGVISTILPVLARTTLTGYKIIIAGILSMAFLSFGLWVHHMYTTGIPHVALSFFSAASALVAVPTAIQIFAWIATLAQGRPSFTIPMLHIFGFFFVFVIGGLTGVMLAMVPFDQQAHDTHFVVAHLHYVLVGGFLFPMLAGAYYWVPHISGRQPIQHMSHAAFWMIFIGFNLTFFMMHLTGLLGMPRRVDTYPAESPWEWLNLMSSIGSFIMAMGFVLAAIDLFLVFFFGRPFRRNPWNAGTLEWAMPTPPPSYNFAALPSVDKPADRLDIDRIGARLAAGDGYLGFTRNGWMETLGVSAVRALPSQIIILPRQTYLPLMTALATGLFFIALLTKLYIVAPVALLAVIVLFLRWTPNEAAQKTASELYAGKGLVLPPHFESGDPPSLMAMRLTLLVTATLFTSLLFGGLFLWVSAPGWENLRPSSVSSLWTLVACTIAITAAVLGSLPAKTLLHAPFSRFVSTALYGIAIALLLVDLVRAYGMEFHASDAVIYAVNVYGLIHIGIGTLLSAFCIWRIRTGYVTRNRLADLQIAGLWNRYVVATTSIVARLSLSSIPSAKWRQLMRYMLAIALLLPFTGWSLGFLLLYGVQATGCSLGWQHIAIGPVSVLRAVLILLFAVTTIIVATAIFVALSAENTSSSMSRSMLTVTRYTAGAALFSTAYVFSGILWLELC; translated from the coding sequence GTGACGCAAAAGATTTCACCCATTCGCCTGCATCGGGAACTGGAAGCCATCTGGGGCACCGGCAAAGGCTGGCGCCGACTGGCAGCCGTCAATCACAACATCATCGGCGCACGCTTCATGCTGACGGCCCTGGTCTTCTTTGGGATTGGTGGCTTTCTCGGCATGCTGATCCGCACCCAGCTCGCGACGTCCGGGAGCCGCTTTCTCGACGCAGCGGAGTATGCCCAGGTCTTCACCATGCATGGGACGATCATGATGTTCCTATTCGCCATCCCCTTTTTCGAGGGACTGGCGATCTATCTCCTGCCCAAGCTTCTCGGCAGCCGCGACCTCGCCTTTCCGCGTCTTTCGGCTTACGGTTACTGGTGCTACCTCTTTGGCGGCACCATGCTGATCGTTGCCCTCCTGGCCGGCGTGGCACCGAATGGCGGCTGGTTCATGTATACGCCGCTCAGTTCTTCCACCTACAGCCCCGGCATCAATGCCGATGTCTGGCTGCTCGGCATCACCTTTGTCGAGATATCCGCCATGACGGCGGCGATCGAAATCGTCGTGACGATCCTCAAGATGCGTGCGCCCGGCATGTCGCTCGACCGGATGCCGATCTTTGCCTGGTACATGCTGGTGGTTGCGGGCATGATGGTCATCGGCTTTCCGCCGCTGATCCTGGGCTCCATCCTGCTCGAGGCAGAGCGCGCCTTCGGCCTCCCCTTCTTCGATCCGGCCCGAGGCGGCGATCCCCTTCTGTGGCAGCATCTTTTCTGGCTCTTCGGCCACCCCGAAGTCTACATCATCTTTCTGCCGGCAGCCGGCGTCATCTCAACGATCCTGCCGGTGCTCGCCCGCACGACGTTGACGGGATACAAGATCATCATCGCCGGTATCCTGTCGATGGCCTTCCTGTCCTTCGGACTTTGGGTGCATCACATGTATACGACCGGCATCCCGCACGTGGCCCTGTCGTTCTTCTCGGCCGCCAGCGCCCTTGTCGCCGTGCCGACTGCAATCCAGATCTTCGCCTGGATTGCGACGCTCGCCCAAGGGCGGCCATCCTTCACCATCCCTATGCTGCATATCTTCGGGTTCTTCTTCGTCTTCGTCATCGGCGGCCTGACTGGCGTGATGCTGGCGATGGTGCCCTTCGATCAACAGGCACATGATACGCATTTCGTCGTGGCCCATCTCCATTACGTGCTTGTCGGCGGCTTTCTGTTCCCCATGCTGGCGGGAGCCTATTACTGGGTACCACATATTTCCGGCCGCCAGCCCATTCAGCACATGTCGCATGCGGCCTTCTGGATGATCTTTATCGGCTTCAACCTCACCTTCTTCATGATGCACCTGACGGGTCTCCTCGGCATGCCGCGCAGGGTGGATACATACCCGGCGGAGTCGCCTTGGGAGTGGCTGAACCTGATGTCGTCCATCGGCAGCTTCATCATGGCGATGGGCTTCGTGCTGGCTGCGATCGATCTCTTTCTGGTGTTCTTCTTCGGCCGGCCATTCCGGCGTAACCCCTGGAATGCTGGCACACTTGAATGGGCGATGCCAACTCCGCCGCCATCCTACAATTTTGCCGCCCTGCCATCCGTCGACAAACCAGCAGACAGGCTCGACATCGACCGTATCGGCGCCAGACTCGCGGCGGGCGATGGGTATCTCGGCTTCACCCGAAACGGCTGGATGGAGACTTTGGGCGTAAGTGCTGTTCGAGCCCTGCCCAGCCAGATCATTATCCTGCCGCGTCAGACCTATCTTCCCCTGATGACGGCCCTGGCCACCGGTCTGTTCTTCATCGCCCTTCTGACGAAGCTCTACATCGTGGCCCCCGTGGCGCTTCTGGCCGTCATCGTTCTCTTCCTGAGATGGACGCCGAATGAAGCAGCGCAGAAGACCGCTAGCGAGCTTTACGCGGGCAAGGGGTTGGTTCTGCCCCCGCATTTCGAAAGCGGCGACCCACCCTCGCTGATGGCAATGCGATTGACCCTGCTGGTGACGGCCACACTCTTTACCTCGCTTCTCTTCGGTGGCCTCTTCCTCTGGGTGTCAGCGCCCGGCTGGGAGAATCTTCGCCCCTCTTCCGTTTCATCGCTATGGACGCTCGTCGCCTGCACTATTGCGATCACGGCCGCCGTTCTCGGCTCCCTGCCTGCCAAAACTTTGCTGCACGCGCCGTTCTCACGCTTCGTATCCACCGCGTTGTATGGCATTGCGATCGCATTGCTCTTGGTGGATCTCGTCAGGGCATACGGAATGGAATTTCACGCTTCCGATGCGGTGATCTATGCCGTCAACGTATACGGCCTGATTCACATCGGTATTGGCACGCTGTTGTCCGCCTTTTGCATCTGGAGAATCCGAACCGGCTATGTCACCCGAAACAGGCTCGCCGATCTACAGATCGCCGGGCTCTGGAACCGATATGTGGTTGCGACGACCTCGATCGTGGCGCGCCTATCCTTATCTTCTATCCCTTCTGCAAAATGGAGGCAGCTGATGCGATATATGCTCGCCATCGCCCTTCTGCTGCCTTTCACGGGCTGGAGCCTTGGCTTCCTACTTCTCTACGGCGTTCAAGCGACAGGGTGTTCGCTCGGGTGGCAACATATAGCTATTGGCCCTGTTTCCGTGCTGAGAGCGGTTCTGATTTTATTGTTCGCTGTGACAACCATCATCGTAGCGACAGCCATTTTCGTTGCGCTGAGCGCCGAGAACACCTCCTCGTCGATGAGCAGATCAATGCTCACCGTGACGCGCTACACGGCTGGTGCTGCGCTCTTCAGCACGGCATATGTATTCTCAGGCATCTTATGGCTTGAGCTTTGCTGA